Within the Anaerolineae bacterium genome, the region TGACCTCGAAGCCCACGCGGTACTTCCGGGCCTGGGCTTTGGCCTCCTCGACGATGTCGGGTATCAGGCCGAACTCCGGTGGGTGGGCCAACACCACATCCATGCCGAAGCGCGGCATTTGCAGGATGAGGGACTGGGGCACGGAGATGGGCTTGAGGTACGAGGCGGCATAGGCCCAGGAGACCACGATTTTCTTGCGACGCAGGTCGCGGCCCTTTTTCTCCATGATGGTCATCAGGTCGGCCAGGATTTGGAAGGGGTGGTAGATGTCGCACTGCATGTTGAGCACGGGCACCCGGCTGTAGCGGGCCACCTCGTTGATGTATTGGTTGCCGATGCCCCAATCCACATTGCGGATGGCAATGCCATCGAAGTAGCGCCCATAAATTTCGCCGATTTCCTTGGCCGTGTCGCCATGGTGGATCTGGGTAGTCTTGGCCTCGATGAAGGCGGCGTGCCCGCCCAGTTGAGCCATGCCGGCCTCAAAGGAACCGCGGGTGCGGGTGCTGGAGTAGAAGAAGAGCATGGCCAGCACCTTGTCGCGCAGGTAGGCGTGAGGTTCGCCCAGCGCGCGCTTGCGCTTGAGGTCCCACGCCACTTCGAGGACGGTTTCCACTTCCTCTTTGCTGAAGTCCAGGTCGCCGATCAGATCGCGACCGCGCAGGTGGGTAATCATCGTGCACCTCCCGAAAAAAAAGATCACCACCTTAGCGATCCGGAGAAACGCCAGGGGCAGGTTCCGTGTGAAGAGAGGGGACAAAAGCTGGGGTCCGGAACAGCCAGAGGGCGGTCCCTAGCATCAGGGCGAGCAACGCGCCAAAGGAGAGGCTCCAGAGCGCCTCGGGATAGCGGCCATACAACCATCCTGCCAGCAAAGGGGCGAGGAACAGGGGCAGCCCGTTGGCCGTCTCCATCAAGCCATAGGCCAGACCCATGTGGGCCTCGGAGACCAGGGGCCGGGCCAGGGCCGCCGAAAGGGAGCGAATCGTGCCCTGACCGCCCATCAAGAAGAAGGCCAGGGCATACCATACCATGCCTTGGCCCTGCCAGACCAGCAGGGCAAAAGAGGCCAGGGCCCCTTGCGCCAAAAGGTATCCCCACCGGGGGTCCAGCCCACCCACGAGCACATTGAGCACCACCAGGCCCAAGCGGCTCAGGGCGCCCAGGCGCCCCACCACGGGCAGGGCCACCTGGCGGTGTTCCACCAGAAAATTGGGGGCCAGGGGCTGGGGCAGATAAGCGGCGAAGACGGTGAGCATGGTCAACCCGATGAGCAGCACAAAGGCCCGGGGCGGACGGGCCCGACGCAACGCCGCCAGCGAATTGCTCTGCGGGTGCACCGGTTGGGGGCGCAGGAAAAGCACCGTGAGGGTGGAGAT harbors:
- a CDS encoding ornithine carbamoyltransferase, with the protein product MITHLRGRDLIGDLDFSKEEVETVLEVAWDLKRKRALGEPHAYLRDKVLAMLFFYSSTRTRGSFEAGMAQLGGHAAFIEAKTTQIHHGDTAKEIGEIYGRYFDGIAIRNVDWGIGNQYINEVARYSRVPVLNMQCDIYHPFQILADLMTIMEKKGRDLRRKKIVVSWAYAASYLKPISVPQSLILQMPRFGMDVVLAHPPEFGLIPDIVEEAKAQARKYRVGFEVISDPNGMEEAFKDADVIYAKSWGPLLTTTDPEEGKRLQDQYKHWITDAAKMALAKPDAIYMHPLPADRDIEVTSAVLDGPQSVVYDEAENRLHVQKAVMALTMG
- a CDS encoding MFS transporter, which produces MSPARFVAHALRDFLQDLFRLNRDLRLLASALLIWGIGEGIFFYYQPLYLAQWGASPEAIGGILGLGGLMLTLSHLPAGWLADGLGRRQLMWASWGAGLLAAWLMALAPSLTVFALGVVFYYASGFVMAPMNSYITAARGPLSVGRALTLLSATFNLGAILGPVFGSLLVSWLHMRGLYLISAVLFLISTLTVLFLRPQPVHPQSNSLAALRRARPPRAFVLLIGLTMLTVFAAYLPQPLAPNFLVEHRQVALPVVGRLGALSRLGLVVLNVLVGGLDPRWGYLLAQGALASFALLVWQGQGMVWYALAFFLMGGQGTIRSLSAALARPLVSEAHMGLAYGLMETANGLPLFLAPLLAGWLYGRYPEALWSLSFGALLALMLGTALWLFRTPAFVPSLHTEPAPGVSPDR